Proteins encoded by one window of Rubrobacter naiadicus:
- a CDS encoding methylenetetrahydrofolate reductase, which translates to MGKAGREDLKRFLLHPRYEIIPLGEIEERVGRQLRKVEGLKLTVTASPTKGIGATVDLAVSLSGRGYEVVPHLSARLIRDEEHLSGILERLGEAGVREAFVIGGDAKSPLGVFEDALSLLRAMDALGHPFQEIGIAGYPEGHPLVEEEDLGRILKEKAPYASYIATQICFDAEVIGGWIGRVRRTLGVELPVYIGLPGPVDARKLARIAGGIGLGQSARFLQKQRSWVLRLLLPFGYRPNRLLEELEGVFEDPEANVAGLHINTFNELARAEAWRAEMLRKL; encoded by the coding sequence ATGGGAAAAGCGGGCAGAGAAGATTTAAAAAGGTTTCTGCTTCATCCCCGCTATGAGATCATACCGCTCGGGGAGATCGAGGAGAGGGTAGGCAGGCAGCTTCGCAAAGTCGAGGGGTTGAAGCTCACGGTGACGGCCTCGCCGACCAAGGGGATCGGAGCGACGGTGGATCTCGCGGTCTCGCTCTCCGGGCGCGGGTACGAGGTGGTGCCGCACCTGTCGGCGCGTTTGATCCGTGACGAGGAGCACCTCTCGGGGATACTGGAGAGGCTCGGGGAAGCCGGGGTGAGAGAAGCCTTCGTCATAGGCGGGGATGCGAAGAGCCCTCTGGGCGTTTTCGAAGATGCGCTGAGCCTGCTCCGGGCGATGGATGCGCTGGGGCATCCCTTCCAGGAGATCGGGATAGCAGGATACCCCGAGGGGCACCCGCTCGTCGAAGAGGAAGATTTGGGGCGCATTCTCAAGGAGAAAGCACCCTACGCCAGCTACATCGCCACCCAGATATGCTTCGACGCCGAAGTCATCGGCGGTTGGATCGGCCGGGTGAGGCGCACGCTCGGGGTGGAGCTGCCCGTATACATCGGGTTACCCGGTCCGGTCGACGCCAGGAAGCTCGCCAGGATCGCGGGCGGCATCGGGCTCGGGCAGTCCGCACGCTTCCTGCAGAAGCAGAGAAGCTGGGTGTTGAGGCTGCTTCTCCCCTTCGGCTACAGGCCAAACCGCCTGCTCGAAGAGCTGGAGGGTGTATTCGAAGATCCCGAGGCCAACGTGGCCGGACTGCACATAAACACCTTCAACGAGCTCGCAAGAGCAGAGGCGTGGCGTGCCGAGATGCTGAGAAAGCTCTAG